The sequence below is a genomic window from Effusibacillus lacus.
GCTAGTAACTCGTAAGTGAGCGAAACGTGACCGGACGTTTAGGCCAAGTGAGCGGAACGATTGTTCCAACCACTTGGCCTCTCTATAGCTACTGTCCCTCCGCCAGAAGCGGACTATACATCATAAACGCACGATTCTCTGTAATAAACTCATCATCAACTTGCTCTCCATTCTCGAATCCACTGTGCCAGTCTCATCCACCAACCATTCGGCTTGAAATGCTTTCTGTAATGTTTCTTTTTCCGGAGCTTCAATTGACAAATCTATATCAGAACGGGGATTGCAGTCTCCTCTGGCACGTGAACCAAATAGAATAGCTTTTTGGACGGCGGGTGAAGCCGAGAAAATTGTGTGGAGTTGATTCTTTATATCAGTATCTACCTGCATCTGAAATCCCCTCACTTCGTCTGGAAGTTCAATTCCAATTATACAGAAAGACACTTTGAATTGACCAAGGTGTCTTAACATAGTCGATATTTATTTCAGTGAACCTGTCTTCTCGTATTTCTCCGCCAACAGGTCAATCTCTTTCTTTAATTCCGCCACCAGATCCTTCTCAGGGACCTTCCGCACAATCTCGCCATGACGGAACAGCAATCCCTCCCCAACCGAACCGGCAATCCCGATATCCGCTTCCTTGGCTTCCCCGGGGCCATTCACGGCGCATCCCAGAACGGACACTTTGATCGGCGCCTTGATTTTGGAAAGGTACTCCTCAATTTCGTTTGCCACACTGATCAGGTCAATTTCAATCCGGCCGCAGGTCGGGCACGAAACAAGCGTTGCAGCATTGGAAACCAAACCGAATACTTTCAGCAGTTCCCTTGCCACTTTGATTTCTTCCACCGGATCTGCGCTAAGCGACACACGGATGGTATTGCCTATCCCCATGCTCAGAAGCGTCCCCAGCCCGGCGGAACTCTTGATGGTTCCGGCAAACAAAGTGCCGGACTCGGTGATCCCCAGGTGCAGCGGATAATTGAACGATTCCGCCGCCAGACGGTATGCCTCAATCGCCAGAGGGACATCGGACGCTTTCATTGACACAATGATGTTCCGGAAATCAAGATCTTCCAGGATCCGAATGTGGTGCAAAGCACTTTCAAGCATCCCTTGCGCGGTCGGATACCCGTACTTGTCAAGGATATGCTTCTCCAGGGAACCGGCGTTCACACCAATCCGAATCGGAATATTTCGCTCCTTGCAGGCTTTGACCACCGCTTCCACACGTTCGCGACGACCGATGTTGCCGGGATTGATGCGAACCTTGTCGATGCCGTTCTCAATGGCCTTCAGCGCCAGTTTATAGTCAAAATGGATATCCGCCACCAGGGGGATGGAAATCTCTTTCTTGATGTCTTTGATCGCTGCAGCCGCTTCCTCGTTGTTCACCGTTACACGGACCACCTGGCAGCCCGCTTCTTCCAGACGGTGAATCTGCTCCACCGTAGCTTTCACGTCATGGGTCTTGGTCATGGTCATGCTTTGAATGATGACCTGATCATTGCCGCCTATTGTCAAATTGCCCACCTGCACCGGGCGTGTCTCTCTTCTGTGGTACATTCGAACAGTCTCCCATCTGTCAGATGTTCGTACCTATTATACCCTCTAGCCAAAAATCGGGCTAGTGCCACGAATCGGCAGACCCTTCATTTCAGAAAGCTGCTTGCTCACCCATAACTTCGG
It includes:
- a CDS encoding nucleotidyltransferase family protein, translated to MQVDTDIKNQLHTIFSASPAVQKAILFGSRARGDCNPRSDIDLSIEAPEKETLQKAFQAEWLVDETGTVDSRMESKLMMSLLQRIVRL
- the ispG gene encoding flavodoxin-dependent (E)-4-hydroxy-3-methylbut-2-enyl-diphosphate synthase, coding for MYHRRETRPVQVGNLTIGGNDQVIIQSMTMTKTHDVKATVEQIHRLEEAGCQVVRVTVNNEEAAAAIKDIKKEISIPLVADIHFDYKLALKAIENGIDKVRINPGNIGRRERVEAVVKACKERNIPIRIGVNAGSLEKHILDKYGYPTAQGMLESALHHIRILEDLDFRNIIVSMKASDVPLAIEAYRLAAESFNYPLHLGITESGTLFAGTIKSSAGLGTLLSMGIGNTIRVSLSADPVEEIKVARELLKVFGLVSNAATLVSCPTCGRIEIDLISVANEIEEYLSKIKAPIKVSVLGCAVNGPGEAKEADIGIAGSVGEGLLFRHGEIVRKVPEKDLVAELKKEIDLLAEKYEKTGSLK